The Pseudofrankia inefficax genome window below encodes:
- a CDS encoding CaiB/BaiF CoA transferase family protein, with protein MTAVMRGVLVLEVAEHTFVPAASALLADWGADVVKIEHVERGDAMRGLASSGIAVVPDDVHVLFEHSNRGKRSLGLDLTSEAGQEILYRLAAKADVFLTNKLPSVRAKLRIDVEDIRAHNPRIIYVRGTGQGERGPEADRGAYDALAFWSRAGVAAGVMRPEYGHVPVPPAPGFGDSIGAMTIAGGITSALFHRERTGEATTVDVSLLGTAMWSMGQALALSLQLDVPWTPPPLDKQGSNPLSRNYQTRDGRWLSFTCLQAGRYWPSACAAVGRPELATDPRFADHAALLAHSGEAIALLREVFARRPLAEWRELLADFTGQWSVVQDTLEAAVDPQTVANGYVQDCRTADGVPFRLAAAPVQFDGQPAPPRRAPAFNEHGDDVLGELGLDVEAIIDLKLRGVVA; from the coding sequence ATGACCGCGGTGATGCGTGGCGTCCTGGTGCTGGAGGTCGCCGAGCACACCTTCGTCCCCGCGGCCTCCGCGCTGCTGGCCGACTGGGGTGCCGACGTCGTCAAGATCGAACATGTCGAGCGCGGCGACGCGATGCGCGGCCTCGCGTCGTCCGGCATCGCGGTGGTGCCCGACGACGTGCACGTCCTGTTCGAGCACTCCAACCGGGGCAAGCGCAGCCTCGGCCTCGACCTGACCTCGGAGGCTGGACAGGAGATCCTCTACCGGCTCGCCGCGAAGGCCGACGTCTTCCTGACCAACAAGCTGCCCAGCGTCCGCGCCAAGCTGAGGATCGACGTCGAGGACATCCGGGCGCACAACCCGCGGATCATCTACGTCCGTGGCACGGGCCAGGGCGAGCGCGGGCCCGAGGCCGACCGCGGCGCCTACGACGCGCTGGCGTTCTGGTCGCGCGCCGGGGTGGCCGCCGGGGTCATGCGCCCCGAGTACGGCCATGTCCCGGTGCCGCCGGCTCCCGGCTTCGGTGACTCGATCGGGGCCATGACCATCGCCGGCGGGATCACGAGCGCGCTGTTCCACCGGGAGCGCACCGGCGAGGCGACCACGGTCGACGTCTCGCTGCTCGGCACCGCGATGTGGTCGATGGGCCAGGCACTCGCGCTGTCGCTGCAGCTTGACGTCCCCTGGACCCCGCCGCCGCTCGACAAGCAGGGCTCCAACCCGCTCAGCCGCAACTACCAGACCAGGGACGGCCGCTGGCTGTCGTTCACCTGCCTGCAGGCGGGCCGCTACTGGCCGTCCGCCTGCGCGGCGGTCGGCCGGCCCGAGCTGGCCACCGACCCGCGCTTCGCCGACCACGCCGCCCTGCTCGCGCACAGCGGCGAGGCCATCGCCCTGCTGCGGGAGGTGTTCGCGCGGCGCCCGCTCGCCGAGTGGCGCGAGCTGCTGGCGGACTTCACCGGCCAGTGGTCCGTCGTCCAGGACACCCTGGAGGCCGCGGTGGACCCGCAGACGGTGGCCAACGGCTACGTGCAGGACTGCCGGACCGCCGACGGCGTGCCGTTCCGGCTCGCCGCCGCCCCGGTGCAGTTCGACGGGCAGCCGGCGCCGCCGCGGCGCGCGCCGGCGTTCAACGAGCACGGCGACGACGTGCTCGGCGAGCTGGGCCTGGACGTCGAGGCGATCATCGATCTCAAGCTCCGCGGCGTCGTCGCCTGA
- a CDS encoding helix-turn-helix domain-containing protein, with the protein MVRVDRPLPLSGAAEPWIERVSVAAYASDLDPRPWIHVPDPATALVWRRAEDGHGALRVVGPRTRAAYHPSKDIPLCVQVRLTVGFAPTVLGIAARDLVDRVLPLHELWGRSAGQLADRLAEAGDDPARAAAVLVATLDSRARQAGPDGRARATLVRAAAVELSTSDGRAPLSVSAAARQVGVSERQLRNLFAATVGLPPKQLVRLNRIRAVLDRLGGQPQARLASDTGYYDQSHLAADFRQIMRVTPGQFAAGKLPVVPC; encoded by the coding sequence GTGGTCAGGGTCGACAGGCCGCTGCCCTTGTCCGGGGCCGCCGAGCCGTGGATCGAGCGGGTGAGCGTCGCGGCCTACGCCAGCGACCTCGACCCACGCCCGTGGATCCACGTTCCGGACCCGGCGACCGCCCTGGTGTGGCGGCGGGCCGAGGACGGCCACGGCGCCCTGCGAGTCGTCGGGCCCCGTACCCGGGCCGCCTACCACCCGAGCAAGGACATCCCCCTGTGCGTTCAGGTGCGGCTCACCGTCGGTTTCGCGCCGACGGTGCTCGGGATCGCGGCGCGCGACCTCGTCGACCGAGTCCTGCCGCTCCACGAGCTGTGGGGCAGGTCAGCCGGCCAGCTCGCGGACCGGCTGGCGGAGGCCGGCGACGATCCGGCGCGCGCCGCGGCGGTCCTGGTGGCGACGCTGGACTCGCGGGCCAGACAGGCGGGCCCGGACGGGCGGGCGCGAGCCACCCTGGTTCGGGCCGCGGCCGTCGAGCTCTCGACCAGCGACGGCCGTGCGCCGCTGTCGGTCAGCGCGGCAGCCCGCCAGGTCGGCGTCAGCGAGAGACAGCTGCGCAACCTGTTCGCGGCGACCGTCGGACTTCCGCCCAAGCAGCTCGTCCGCCTCAACCGGATTCGCGCGGTCCTCGACCGCCTCGGTGGCCAGCCGCAGGCCCGCCTGGCCAGCGACACCGGCTACTACGACCAGTCCCATCTGGCCGCGGACTTCCGCCAGATCATGCGAGTGACACCAGGCCAGTTCGCCGCTGGGAAGCTCCCTGTCGTTCCGTGCTGA
- a CDS encoding pyridoxamine 5'-phosphate oxidase family protein, whose protein sequence is MKEQRRGRKIAMTQPEVDAFLAEERTCRVATSGGNGPHLTPLWFAWDGTSLWLNSIVKSQRWTDIARDPRVSVLVDSGHAFNELHGVELRGRLETVGDAPRTNTPNPELEVPERLFAQKYTGRDEMHYDGRHAWLRLTPEKIVSWDFRKM, encoded by the coding sequence ATGAAAGAACAGCGCCGAGGCCGCAAGATAGCCATGACCCAGCCCGAGGTCGATGCCTTCCTGGCGGAGGAACGCACCTGCCGGGTCGCCACCTCGGGCGGGAACGGGCCGCATCTGACGCCCCTGTGGTTCGCCTGGGACGGCACGTCGCTGTGGCTCAACTCGATCGTGAAGAGCCAGCGCTGGACCGACATCGCCCGCGACCCGCGCGTCTCCGTCCTCGTCGACAGCGGCCACGCCTTCAACGAGCTGCACGGGGTGGAGCTGCGGGGCCGGCTGGAGACCGTCGGCGACGCGCCCCGGACGAACACCCCGAACCCCGAGCTGGAGGTCCCCGAGCGCCTGTTCGCCCAGAAGTACACCGGCCGGGACGAGATGCACTACGACGGGCGGCACGCCTGGCTGCGCCTGACCCCGGAGAAGATCGTCAGCTGGGATTTTCGAAAGATGTAG
- a CDS encoding NDMA-dependent alcohol dehydrogenase, which yields MVSTRAALLHGPGQDYKIDTVELDDPGAGEVLVAVRACGLCHSDEHARTGDLPMPHYPMICGHEGAGEVVEVGPGVTSVRPGDHVAMSFIPSCGHCQPCRSGRAFLCDLGARLFDLGMISDGRVAHHLGDQAVARYSQIGAFSEYQLLNEASVVKIDQDIPWAAAALVSCGVATGFGSAVNRAEVRPGDTVAVLGIGGLGASAVQGARIAGARQIFAVDPVEFKREQALRFGATHAFASLDEAIGQIRRLTGGVMCDSVICTFSVMRSELLEPALTLTRKDGICVVTSVAPLSQSQADINLTMLAMMNKQIRGCIYGSQSPRVAIPRLLDLYRAGILRIDELVTETYSLDQVNQGYADLEAGRILRGVLIP from the coding sequence ATGGTCAGCACGCGAGCGGCGCTGCTACACGGTCCAGGCCAGGACTACAAGATCGACACGGTGGAGCTCGACGACCCGGGCGCGGGGGAGGTCCTCGTCGCGGTCCGAGCCTGCGGCCTGTGCCATTCGGATGAGCACGCCCGCACCGGCGACCTGCCGATGCCGCACTATCCGATGATCTGCGGCCATGAGGGCGCGGGCGAGGTCGTCGAGGTCGGGCCGGGCGTCACCTCCGTCCGCCCGGGCGACCACGTGGCGATGTCGTTCATCCCGTCCTGCGGTCACTGCCAGCCGTGCCGGTCGGGCCGGGCCTTCCTGTGCGACCTCGGCGCCCGGCTGTTCGACCTCGGCATGATCAGCGACGGGCGGGTCGCCCACCACCTCGGCGACCAGGCGGTCGCCCGCTACTCCCAGATCGGCGCGTTCTCCGAGTACCAGCTGCTCAACGAGGCCTCGGTCGTCAAGATCGACCAGGACATTCCGTGGGCCGCCGCCGCGCTGGTGTCCTGCGGCGTCGCGACCGGGTTCGGATCGGCCGTCAACCGGGCCGAGGTGAGGCCGGGCGACACGGTCGCGGTCCTGGGAATCGGCGGCCTCGGCGCCAGCGCCGTGCAGGGCGCGCGCATCGCCGGCGCGCGGCAGATCTTCGCCGTCGACCCGGTCGAGTTCAAGCGCGAGCAGGCGCTCCGGTTCGGGGCGACCCACGCCTTCGCCTCACTCGACGAGGCCATCGGCCAGATCCGCCGGCTGACGGGCGGTGTCATGTGCGACTCGGTGATCTGCACGTTCTCGGTCATGCGCTCCGAGCTGCTCGAACCGGCGCTGACGCTGACCCGCAAGGACGGGATCTGCGTCGTCACGTCCGTCGCGCCGCTCAGCCAGAGCCAGGCCGACATCAACCTGACGATGCTGGCGATGATGAACAAGCAGATCCGCGGCTGCATCTACGGCTCGCAGAGCCCCCGGGTGGCGATCCCCAGGCTGCTCGACCTCTACCGCGCCGGCATCCTGCGGATCGACGAGCTCGTCACCGAGACCTACTCGCTCGACCAGGTGAACCAGGGCTACGCCGATCTCGAGGCCGGGCGGATCCTGCGCGGCGTCCTCATTCCCTAA
- a CDS encoding TetR/AcrR family transcriptional regulator — MVFDGEVQQRSLVVSGATRPAGPGQDAAEPAAPGSARWWAERVAAARRRRPRVGGLSTERVVAAALEVMRSGGVDTLTVRAVADHLGTSSGSLYRHIASRDELIALIADHVLGDIRLVRTGRGWRHDVEGLMRELRRVLLTQPLPASTGRNQSGYGPNALRLVDAALGRFLDAGLAPRQAAFAASTVIQYVAGVVEIERSAAGRGAHGAVGADGFGQLVAGLPADQFAALRTAGDAYVSMPADEVFSYGMSRFLDGIASEIAAGRPDGSSPATR; from the coding sequence GTGGTGTTCGATGGTGAGGTGCAGCAGCGATCACTCGTGGTGTCCGGCGCGACCAGGCCGGCCGGCCCCGGCCAGGACGCGGCCGAGCCCGCCGCCCCCGGCTCCGCCCGCTGGTGGGCCGAACGCGTCGCGGCGGCCCGCAGGCGGCGCCCCCGCGTCGGCGGCCTGTCCACCGAACGTGTCGTGGCGGCCGCGCTGGAGGTCATGCGCTCGGGTGGCGTCGACACGCTGACCGTGCGGGCCGTCGCGGATCACCTCGGCACCAGCAGCGGGTCGCTGTACCGCCACATCGCGAGCCGGGACGAGCTGATCGCGCTGATCGCCGACCACGTCCTCGGGGACATCCGGCTGGTCCGGACCGGGCGGGGCTGGCGCCACGACGTCGAAGGGCTCATGCGGGAGCTGCGCCGGGTCCTGCTCACCCAGCCGCTGCCCGCGTCGACGGGCCGAAACCAGTCGGGGTACGGGCCGAACGCGCTGCGTCTCGTCGACGCCGCCCTCGGCAGGTTCCTGGACGCGGGGCTCGCGCCCAGGCAGGCGGCCTTCGCGGCCAGCACGGTGATCCAGTACGTGGCCGGGGTCGTCGAGATCGAGCGCAGCGCAGCCGGCCGCGGCGCGCACGGAGCGGTCGGCGCCGACGGCTTCGGCCAGCTCGTCGCCGGGCTGCCCGCCGACCAGTTCGCCGCCCTGCGCACGGCGGGCGACGCGTACGTGTCCATGCCGGCCGACGAGGTCTTCTCCTACGGCATGAGCCGCTTCCTCGACGGCATCGCCAGCGAGATCGCCGCCGGCCGGCCGGACGGGTCGAGCCCGGCCACGCGGTAG